A DNA window from Pseudorasbora parva isolate DD20220531a chromosome 19, ASM2467924v1, whole genome shotgun sequence contains the following coding sequences:
- the LOC137047549 gene encoding H-2 class I histocompatibility antigen, Q10 alpha chain-like produces MTFFTVLCSAFLLGAVVPAWSDKHSLYYIYTALSKPVDLPGIYEFTAMGLLDDRQIDYYNSKDKIKIPKQHWMKEQMQADYWEKGTQSRKSKEQWFNVNVNILMNRMRQNESDVHVLQWRHGCEIEKLGNELKFSKGIDEYSYDGENFLSFDDKESRWVAPVEAALPTKTKWDNVPILNQYTKGYLEKECVDWLNKFREFGDEELRKGSPPQVSLSAKRCISDDTKLKLSCLVTGFFPKDVEVTIRKYRSSLPENEIESSGVRPNHDGTFQLRKSVHIKKDEKAEYDCFVSHSTLTEPISVKWDGICPTCTSVAIPVMIGAVIGGVLVLVFAGLVIFILKKKNIMIFKGKEDTQKPKKEEEISCLQEVNVSNADRGTPRSQEEGNGDDKAANGIETSLLPASDKASTGSDGSSDSGKGSINGDS; encoded by the exons ACAAACACTCCCTGTACTACATATACACGGCTTTATCCAAACCTGTTGATCTGCCGGGCATCTATGAATTCACTGCAATGGGTCTGCTAGATGACAGACAGATTGATTATTATAATAGCAAGGACAAAATAAAGATTCCCAAACAgcactggatgaaagagcaaaTGCAAGCGGATTACTGGGAAAAAGGCACCCAGTCAAGAAAGAGCAAAGAACAGTGGTTTAATGTGAACGTCAACATTCTGATGAACCGAATGAGGCAGAATGAATCAG aTGTTCATGTTCTTCAGTGGAGACATGGGTGTGAAATCGAGAAATTGGGAAATGAACTGAAGTTTTCCAAAGGTATTGATGAGTACAGCTATGATGGTGAGAACTTCCTGTCTTTTGATGATAAGGAGTCTCGGTGGGTTGCCCCCGTTGAGGCAGCTCTTCCAACCAAGACGAAGTGGGATAATGTACCCATCCTAAACCAGTACACCAAGGGCTACCTGGAGAAAGAGTGTGTGGACTGGCTCAACAAATTCAGAGAATTTGGAGACGAGGAGCTGAGAAAGGGCT CTCCTCCACAGGTGAGTTTGTCAGCAAAGAGGTGTATCAGTGACGATACCAAGCTAAAACTCAGCTGTCTGGTCACCGGTTTCTTCCCCAAAGATGTGGAAGTTACCATAAGGAAATATCGCTCATCTCTGCCTGAAAATGAGATTGAATCCTCAGGAGTCAGACCAAACCATGATGGAACCTTCCAGCTGAGGAAGAGTGTACACATCAAGAAGGATGAAAAAGCAGAATATGATTGTTTTGTGTCCCACAGTACTCTCACAGAACCTATTAGCGTCAAATGGG ATGGAATATGCCCGACCTGCACGTCAGTGGCTATCCCGGTTATGATTGGAGCAGTGATTGGTGGTGTGCTTGTGTTGGTATTTGCCGGTTTGGTGATTTTCATcttaaagaagaaaaatattatGA TTTTCAAAGGCAAAGAGGATACCCAGAAACCAAAGAAAGAGGAAGAGATTAGTTGTCTGCAAG AAGTAAATGTTAGTAATGCAGACAGGGGCACCCCTAGATCTCAAGAGGAAG GTAACGGAGACGATAAGGCAGCAAATGGAATTGAGACAAGCCTTTTACCTGCCTCTG ATAAGGCATCAACTGGAAGTGATGGAAGCAGTGACTCTG GAAAAGGGAGTATTAATGGCGACTCTTGA